In Leptospira bourretii, a genomic segment contains:
- a CDS encoding potassium/proton antiporter, giving the protein MIDSFTLQALVISTLILFSILSSKLFFRFGFPILLIFLTFGMLAGADGPGRIDFSDYGLAQSIGIFALIYILFLGGLESEWDSLKNFLSVGIRLSIVGTILTALILGVLIHYLFPVLGFMESFLLGSIVSATDAASVFNIFKTGSSDLPVHLKKIIEFESGSNDAVGVLLTTIFMNLITADASFSGFQFFRFFVMQVLVGSMMGYSLGILILYLMNSVKLGYDGLYLVFITASVPFIYAVTTVFQGNGFLAVYIAGIIVGRNKFIHKKSIFRFLNGYVWILQIGMFLCFGLLVYPSRMVNIWVPGLLIGVLLILFARPVAVFISLFRVKLPVKEKLFISWVGLRGASPIILATFPIAQGLVWGDLLFHIVFFVVLVSLLVQGSLIPRVAQWLGILKKDPDRKIYHPTDFDNIEFPGMTLQELIVPYNSSVVDKALFEIKLPEQSHILLIARGEQFLIPSGNTQVRGGDVIWVLAKDDVMPIIGKTFMAIA; this is encoded by the coding sequence ATGATAGACAGTTTTACCTTACAAGCTCTTGTTATCTCTACTCTTATTTTATTCTCTATTTTATCGAGTAAACTATTCTTCCGTTTTGGGTTTCCCATCTTACTTATTTTTTTAACCTTTGGTATGTTAGCTGGTGCTGACGGTCCAGGGAGAATCGATTTTAGTGATTATGGTTTAGCACAATCGATTGGGATTTTTGCCCTTATTTATATTTTGTTTTTGGGTGGTCTTGAAAGTGAATGGGATAGTTTAAAAAACTTCTTATCGGTCGGTATTCGGTTGTCAATTGTGGGAACCATTCTGACTGCACTGATTTTAGGTGTACTCATCCACTATTTATTCCCAGTTCTTGGTTTTATGGAATCGTTTTTACTTGGTTCCATTGTGAGTGCCACAGATGCTGCCTCGGTATTTAATATCTTCAAAACGGGATCTTCTGATTTACCAGTTCATTTAAAAAAAATCATAGAATTTGAGTCTGGTTCAAACGATGCGGTGGGTGTACTTTTAACAACCATCTTTATGAACCTCATCACAGCTGATGCTAGTTTTAGTGGGTTCCAATTCTTTCGGTTTTTTGTCATGCAGGTTCTTGTTGGATCAATGATGGGATACAGTTTGGGGATCCTCATTCTGTATTTAATGAACTCCGTCAAACTGGGATATGATGGTCTTTATTTAGTTTTTATCACTGCTTCTGTTCCTTTTATTTATGCAGTCACTACTGTGTTCCAAGGGAATGGATTTTTGGCAGTCTACATTGCCGGGATCATTGTTGGCCGCAACAAATTCATACATAAAAAATCCATCTTTCGTTTCTTAAACGGATATGTTTGGATCTTACAAATTGGTATGTTCCTTTGTTTTGGACTTCTTGTGTATCCTTCACGGATGGTTAATATTTGGGTACCGGGACTTCTCATTGGGGTATTACTCATTCTTTTTGCAAGACCAGTGGCAGTGTTTATTTCGCTATTCCGTGTGAAGTTGCCTGTCAAAGAAAAGTTATTTATTTCTTGGGTGGGCTTACGTGGTGCCTCACCGATCATCCTAGCGACGTTTCCAATTGCCCAAGGATTGGTTTGGGGAGATTTACTTTTTCATATTGTGTTTTTTGTGGTTCTTGTTTCCCTTCTCGTACAAGGTTCTCTAATCCCTCGTGTGGCGCAGTGGTTAGGAATTTTAAAAAAGGATCCTGATCGTAAAATATATCATCCTACAGACTTTGATAACATTGAGTTTCCAGGGATGACATTACAAGAGTTGATCGTTCCATATAACTCAAGTGTGGTGGACAAAGCTTTGTTTGAAATCAAACTCCCAGAA
- the bcp gene encoding thioredoxin-dependent thiol peroxidase: MLEVGKKAPNFTSINQNGEKVKLADLTGKNGIVVYFYPRDMTPGCTTEACDFRDNFARLKKFGFNVVGISKDNPKSHTKFIEKQNLNFDLISDESGEICEAYGVWREKVFMGRKGMGIVRSSFLLDSSLKIKKIYDSVKVKGHVEEIIKDIQEIQGK; the protein is encoded by the coding sequence ATGTTGGAAGTAGGGAAAAAAGCCCCCAATTTTACGAGTATCAACCAAAATGGCGAAAAAGTAAAACTCGCAGACCTAACAGGAAAAAATGGAATCGTTGTTTATTTTTATCCCAGAGATATGACACCGGGATGTACAACAGAAGCTTGTGACTTCCGTGACAATTTTGCCCGACTGAAAAAATTCGGATTCAATGTAGTGGGAATCTCCAAAGACAATCCCAAGTCGCATACCAAGTTCATCGAAAAACAAAACCTCAATTTTGATCTCATCTCCGATGAATCGGGCGAAATTTGTGAAGCTTATGGTGTTTGGAGAGAAAAGGTTTTTATGGGCCGTAAGGGGATGGGAATCGTAAGATCCAGCTTCCTACTCGATAGTTCTCTTAAAATCAAAAAAATCTATGACAGCGTGAAGGTAAAAGGACACGTTGAAGAAATCATCAAAGACATTCAGGAAATCCAAGGGAAATGA